The Tripterygium wilfordii isolate XIE 37 chromosome 17, ASM1340144v1, whole genome shotgun sequence genome has a window encoding:
- the LOC119982657 gene encoding aspartyl protease family protein 2-like, giving the protein MCYKVYLLLVLLFAASGTFEATGSIHDHTRNLDSNFSSLAGIELPDQIFNAVSSSTSTGCSLKSSKKSKIVEITSLSKEDNVNEETDRENAISEESNKQTVRLHLKHRPIGKKSEAKGSVAESTVRDLTRIETLHTRITEKKNQNTISRLKKGMKQPEKDIKRVVAPAGSPERSGFSGQLMATLGSGVSLGSGEYFMDVFVGTPPKHFSLILDTGSDLNWIQCVPCYDCFEQNGPYYDPKDSNSFRNIGCNDSRCHLVSSPDPPQPCKAENQTCPYFYWYGDSSNTTGEFALETFTVNLTSSTGKSKFTRVENVMFGCGHWNRGLFHGAAGLLGLGRGPLSFSSQLQSLYGHSFSYCLVDRNSDANVTSKLIFGEDKDLLNHPELNFTSLVSGKENPVDTFYYVQIKSIMVGGEALKIPEETWQLSADGSGGTIIDSGTTLSYFAKPAYEKIKEAFLKKVKGYPLLKDFPILEPCYNVSGVEKMEVPDFGILFADGAVWNFPVENYFIRLDKDVVCLAIMATPQSPLSIIGNYQQQNFHILYDTKKSRLGYAPANCADI; this is encoded by the coding sequence ATGTGTTACAAGGTTTATCTCCTTTTGGTTCTTCTTTTTGCTGCCTCTGGAACATTTGAAGCCACTGGCAGCATCCATGACCATACAAGGAATCTCGATTCCAATTTCTCCTCTCTTGCTGGAATTGAGTTACCTGATCAGATATTCAATGCAGTTTCTTCTTCAACAAGCACCGGTTGCAGTCTCAAGTCCTCGAAGAAATCCAAGATAGTAGAAATTACTAGTCTTTCTAAAGAAGATAATGTCAACGAAGAAACTGATCGAGAGAATGCAATATCAGAGGAAAGCAATAAACAAACAGTGAGGCTGCACTTGAAGCACCGACCAATTGGGAAAAAATCGGAGGCTAAAGGTTCTGTGGCTGAGTCCACAGTAAGAGACCTGACTAGAATTGAGACTCTTCATACAAGGATCACAGAGAAGAAGAACCAAAACACCATTTCAAGGCTAAAAAAGGGTATGAAGCAGCCAGAAAAGGATATTAAGCGAGTGGTTGCCCCAGCAGGCTCACCAGAACGTAGTGGATTCTCTGGGCAGCTCATGGCCACTTTGGGGTCAGGTGTGAGCCTTGGCTCTGGAGAGTACTTCATGGATGTCTTTGTGGGTACACCTCCTAAGCACTTTTCTCTGATTCTTGATACTGGCAGTGACCTTAATTGGATTCAATGTGTGCCTTGTTATGATTGCTTTGAGCAGAATGGACCTTATTATGATCCTAAGGATTCCAATTCATTTAGGAACATAGGCTGCAATGATTCGAGGTGCCATTTGGTTTCATCACCTGATCCTCCTCAGCCTTGCAAAGCTGAGAATCAAACTTGTCCTTATTTTTATTGGTATGGCGATAGTTCTAATACAACTGGGGAATTTGCTCTGGAGACGTTTACAGTTAATCTCACGTCTTCTACTGGAAAATCCAAGTTCACGAGGGTCGAGAATGTGATGTTTGGTTGTGGTCACTGGAATAGAGGGCTATTTCATGGAGCTGCTGGTTTGTTAGGACTTGGGAGAGGGCCTCTCTCATTTTCCTCTCAGCTTCAGTCACTATATGGTCACTCCTTCTCATATTGTTTGGTGGATAGAAATAGTGATGCCAATGTCACTAGTAAGCTGATTTTTGGAGAGGACAAGGACCTCTTGAACCACCCAGAATTGAATTTCACTTCATTGGTTTCTGGGAAAGAAAACCCAGTTGATACATTCTATTATGTCCAGATAAAATCAATCATGGTTGGTGGAGAGGCTCTCAAGATACCAGAGGAGACTTGGCAGTTATCTGCTGATGGTAGTGGTGGAACTATCATTGATTCGGGTACTACACTGAGTTATTTTGCAAAACCAGCTTATGAGAAAATCAAGGAGGCCTTCTTGAAGAAGGTGAAAGGCTATCCATTGCTAAAAGACTTTCCTATTCTTGAACCTTGTTACAATGTATCAGGAGTTGAGAAGATGGAGGTGCCCGATTTTGGGATACTGTTTGCAGATGGAGCAGTGTGGAATTTTCCAGTGGAAAACTACTTTATCCGGCTGGACAAGGATGTTGTTTGCTTGGCGATTATGGCAACTCCACAATCTCCTCTTTCGATAATTGGCAATTATCAGCAGCAAAACTTTCACATCTTGTATGACACTAAGAAGTCAAGGCTGGGATATGCACCAGCAAATTGTGCTGACATTTGA